A portion of the Tenacibaculum todarodis genome contains these proteins:
- a CDS encoding dodecin family protein: protein MAVMKVIEVLANSEKSWEDATKKAVKQASKSVKGIKSVFVQSQSAVVNGDDVTEFRVNLKLTFEVK from the coding sequence ATGGCAGTAATGAAAGTAATTGAAGTATTAGCAAACTCAGAAAAAAGCTGGGAAGACGCTACAAAAAAAGCTGTAAAACAAGCTTCTAAATCTGTAAAAGGCATCAAATCTGTTTTTGTACAATCTCAAAGTGCAGTAGTAAACGGAGACGATGTTACTGAATTTAGAGTAAACCTAAAGCTTACTTTCGAAGTGAAGTAA
- a CDS encoding DUF1304 domain-containing protein: MNILQLTLIGFVALIHIYIVILEMVLWTKPKGIKAFGLKSKEFAEETKVMAANQGLYNGFLAAGLIWSMVSNKTDVAIFFLACVFVAGIYGAYSTKKTKILYIQSIPATLGLISLFL, translated from the coding sequence ATGAATATACTTCAACTTACACTTATTGGCTTTGTAGCACTTATACATATTTACATTGTAATATTAGAAATGGTTTTATGGACAAAACCAAAGGGAATAAAAGCTTTTGGATTAAAAAGCAAAGAGTTTGCCGAAGAAACTAAAGTTATGGCAGCAAATCAAGGTTTATATAATGGTTTTTTAGCTGCAGGCTTAATTTGGTCTATGGTTTCAAATAAAACGGATGTAGCAATTTTCTTTTTAGCATGTGTTTTCGTTGCGGGTATTTACGGAGCTTATTCTACTAAAAAAACTAAAATATTATATATTCAATCTATTCCTGCAACCTTAGGATTAATTTCACTTTTTCTTTAG
- a CDS encoding mechanosensitive ion channel family protein — MEKYIVQIKELLVEYSPKVITALAILIVGLFIINLIIKAVKKILHKRGIDITLQKFFGNLLGWALKILLIITVIAKLGIETTSFAAIIGAAGLALGLALQGSLANFAGGALIMIFKPFKIGDLIEAQGEIGVVKEIEIFTTKLTGLSNREIIIPNGALSNGNIINFSSEGTRRVDLTFGVSYDADIKQTKDVLMNVLTSHPKVLKDPTPTVNVSELADSSVNFAVRPWCKTEDYWTVYFDVTENTKIALDKAGIEIPYPHSVEIHKEN; from the coding sequence ATGGAAAAATATATAGTACAAATTAAAGAGTTACTTGTTGAATACTCTCCAAAAGTAATTACAGCATTAGCAATTTTAATAGTTGGTTTATTTATTATAAACCTAATAATTAAAGCTGTAAAAAAAATATTGCATAAACGTGGAATTGACATTACACTTCAAAAATTTTTCGGTAACCTACTTGGTTGGGCATTAAAAATACTTTTAATAATTACTGTAATTGCTAAACTAGGGATAGAAACTACTTCTTTTGCAGCAATAATTGGTGCTGCTGGTTTAGCTTTAGGTTTAGCATTACAAGGTTCTTTAGCTAATTTTGCTGGAGGCGCTTTAATTATGATTTTTAAACCTTTTAAAATTGGAGATCTAATAGAAGCACAAGGAGAAATTGGAGTTGTTAAAGAAATAGAAATCTTTACAACCAAACTTACTGGCTTATCTAACAGAGAAATAATAATACCTAACGGCGCTTTATCAAATGGAAATATTATTAATTTTTCTTCGGAAGGAACTCGTAGAGTAGACTTAACTTTTGGAGTTTCTTATGACGCTGATATTAAACAGACAAAAGATGTTTTAATGAATGTTTTAACTTCACATCCTAAAGTTTTAAAAGACCCTACTCCAACAGTAAATGTTTCTGAATTAGCAGATAGCTCCGTAAACTTTGCTGTAAGACCTTGGTGTAAAACAGAAGATTATTGGACTGTTTATTTTGATGTTACTGAAAACACAAAAATAGCGTTAGATAAAGCTGGAATAGAAATTCCTTATCCACATTCAGTAGAGATTCATAAAGAAAATTAA
- the tsaB gene encoding tRNA (adenosine(37)-N6)-threonylcarbamoyltransferase complex dimerization subunit type 1 TsaB — protein MALILNIETATKNCSVSLAKNGEIIAIKEMNNGNYSHAEKLHPFIVEILEEANTSTDKIDAVAVSKGPGSYTGLRIGVSAAKGLAFSFDKPLISIETLTSLAHAIKIEDGLIVPMIDARRMEVYAAVYDSNYSKTREIQAQIIDENSFQDELSKGKVYFLGDGAAKCKTLITHKNAVFIQDKFPSAKEMASLSFTKYKKNDIEDVAYFEPFYLKDFIAIPEKKKLF, from the coding sequence TTGGCACTTATACTTAATATAGAAACAGCAACCAAAAATTGCTCAGTTAGCTTAGCAAAAAACGGAGAAATTATTGCAATAAAAGAAATGAATAATGGAAATTATTCTCATGCAGAAAAGTTGCACCCTTTTATTGTTGAAATTTTAGAAGAAGCTAATACTTCTACAGATAAAATTGATGCTGTTGCTGTAAGTAAAGGTCCGGGTTCTTATACTGGATTAAGAATTGGTGTTTCTGCAGCTAAAGGTTTGGCTTTTTCTTTTGATAAGCCTTTAATTTCTATTGAGACATTAACTTCTTTAGCACATGCTATTAAAATTGAGGATGGTTTAATTGTACCTATGATTGATGCTCGTAGAATGGAAGTGTATGCTGCGGTCTATGATTCAAATTATAGTAAAACTAGAGAAATTCAAGCACAAATTATTGACGAAAATTCTTTTCAAGATGAATTATCAAAAGGGAAAGTATATTTTTTAGGAGATGGAGCAGCCAAGTGTAAAACTTTAATTACGCATAAGAATGCTGTTTTTATACAAGATAAATTCCCTTCAGCAAAAGAAATGGCTTCTTTATCATTTACTAAATACAAAAAAAACGACATCGAAGATGTCGCTTATTTTGAACCATTTTATTTAAAAGATTTTATTGCTATTCCTGAAAAGAAGAAATTATTTTAA
- a CDS encoding TolC family protein — MLKTKLIFFAALIVSISAFSQKKWTLKECVDYALENNITIKQNKFNIDIAESDVKSAKGNKLPSVNGSTGGNLRFGSGFNPITNDRVSTTNFGGSIGVNAGITVFNGYRVLNTYNQAKLGVEGSKLDLEVIENDIALRIVNTYLNALFAKENLLVATTQAEISQKQIDRAKAQFDAGTIPKGDLLNVQSTAANDTQNVVSQENALNLALLNISQMLQVPFEGFDVAKIEVDSPSAAMLYSTSEEVYQKALSNRPEIKRAQLNIESADLSIEIAKSAYKPSITASASVGSNFNYNLDLPTGFSNTGFFDQLDETLGYGLGFNVSIPIFNGFKTDANVERNKISKLITETRLESEKLRLQQTIEQAFQDAKAAAKAFEAAEISLAAQTEAFKNAQESYNYGAMTLFDFDQVRNRLVNAEGAMIRAKYNYVFTTKVLKFYYGENILQD; from the coding sequence GTGTTGAAAACTAAACTTATATTTTTTGCTGCTTTAATTGTATCAATTTCAGCATTTTCTCAAAAAAAATGGACGCTTAAAGAATGTGTAGATTACGCATTAGAAAACAACATTACTATTAAGCAAAACAAATTTAATATAGACATAGCAGAATCTGATGTTAAAAGCGCAAAAGGAAATAAATTGCCTTCTGTAAATGGATCTACAGGAGGAAACTTAAGATTCGGTTCTGGTTTTAATCCTATAACAAATGATAGAGTTTCAACAACAAATTTTGGAGGTTCTATTGGTGTAAATGCAGGTATTACTGTGTTTAATGGTTATAGAGTTTTAAACACTTATAATCAAGCAAAATTAGGTGTAGAAGGAAGTAAATTAGACTTAGAAGTAATTGAAAACGATATTGCATTACGTATAGTTAATACATATTTAAATGCATTATTTGCTAAAGAAAATTTACTAGTCGCTACAACTCAAGCTGAGATAAGTCAAAAACAAATAGACAGAGCAAAAGCACAATTTGACGCAGGGACAATCCCAAAAGGTGATTTGTTAAACGTGCAATCTACAGCAGCAAATGATACACAAAATGTGGTTTCTCAAGAAAACGCATTAAATTTAGCATTACTTAATATTTCTCAAATGCTACAAGTTCCTTTTGAAGGTTTTGATGTTGCAAAAATCGAAGTAGATTCACCTTCTGCGGCAATGTTATATAGTACTTCGGAAGAGGTATATCAAAAGGCATTAAGTAACAGACCTGAGATAAAAAGAGCGCAATTAAATATTGAAAGTGCAGATCTTTCTATCGAAATAGCTAAATCAGCATACAAACCATCAATTACAGCCTCTGCTAGTGTAGGGTCAAATTTTAATTATAATTTAGATTTACCAACTGGATTTTCTAATACAGGTTTCTTTGATCAATTAGATGAAACTTTAGGTTACGGTTTAGGATTTAATGTTAGTATTCCAATTTTTAACGGTTTTAAAACTGATGCAAATGTGGAGCGTAATAAAATCAGTAAATTAATAACAGAAACAAGATTAGAAAGCGAAAAACTACGTTTACAACAAACTATAGAACAAGCTTTCCAAGATGCAAAAGCAGCAGCAAAAGCATTTGAAGCAGCGGAAATTTCTTTAGCAGCACAAACTGAAGCTTTTAAAAACGCGCAAGAAAGTTATAATTATGGAGCAATGACATTATTTGATTTTGATCAAGTTCGAAATCGATTAGTTAATGCAGAAGGAGCAATGATTAGGGCGAAATACAATTATGTTTTTACTACTAAAGTTTTAAAGTTTTACTACGGAGAAAATATTTTACAAGACTAA